Proteins found in one Drosophila busckii strain San Diego stock center, stock number 13000-0081.31 chromosome 2R, ASM1175060v1, whole genome shotgun sequence genomic segment:
- the LOC108597061 gene encoding protein late bloomer → MGCATATIKYLVFLFNALCALLGLGVIVVSSLALKDVIDETRPLIIFFIVIGSIVFLISFFGCCGAIKENVCLTWTYATLMLVLLILTCVLSFAYLNRIDEKAVSKNTLDKAWDKQKNGTDAMSIWQSSLHCCGVNGSSDYTSANLAIPASCYAGNGTANATATPPAKIYTEGCLSSLINAYAKSLKYVKLFAWILIGVEGAAFLFATILAITFNNEQRRSRY, encoded by the exons atGGGTTGTGCAACGGCCACCATcaaatatttagtatttttatttaatgcattgtgCGCG TTGCTGGGCCTGGGCGTGATTGTGGTCAGCTCGCTGGCGCTGAAAGATGTGATCGATGAAACACGCCCGCTGATCATATTCTTTATAGTAATTGGCTCCATAGTATTTCTCATATCCTTCTTTGGCTGCTGTGGTGCCATCAAGGAGAATGTCTGCCTCACCTGGACG TATGCTACGTTAATGCTGGTGCTGCTTATATTGACCTGTGTCTTGAGCTTTGCCTATCTGAATCGCATTGATGAGAAAGCCGTTTCTAAGAACACGCTCGACAAGGCCTGGGATAAGCAAAAGAATGGCACCGATGCCATGTCCATCTGGCAGTCCAGC ctacacTGCTGCGGCGTTAATGGCAGCAGTGACTATACAAGTGCCAATCTGGCCATACCCGCCAGTTGTTATGCCGGCAATGGCACTGCCAATGCCACTGCCACTCCCCCAGCCAAAATTTACACAGAGGGCTGTCTGAGCTCATTGATCAATGCGTATGCCAAGAGCTTAAAGTACGTGAAGCTATTTGCTTGGATTTTAATTGGTGTTGAG GGCGC